One genomic window of Medicago truncatula cultivar Jemalong A17 chromosome 1, MtrunA17r5.0-ANR, whole genome shotgun sequence includes the following:
- the LOC25483842 gene encoding protein LITTLE ZIPPER 3, whose protein sequence is MEKLNSKLYLENCYIMQENEKLRKKAKLLNEENQVLLSQLKQKLSKGGSSTQNGNGPSTALNLGPSNPSSNN, encoded by the coding sequence ATGGAAAAATTGAACTCAAAGCTGTACTTGGAGAACTGTTACATTATGCAAGAGAATGAGAAACTTAGGAAGAAAGCAAAGCTTCTGAATGAGGAGAATCAGGTTCTGCTATCTCAGCTGAAACAGAAGCTTTCAAAGGGTGGTAGCAGCACTCAGAATGGCAATGGTCCAAGCACTGCTCTTAACCTTGGTCCAAGCAATCCAAGTTCCAACAATTAA